The Setaria viridis chromosome 2, Setaria_viridis_v4.0, whole genome shotgun sequence DNA window aggagccATGGATGGGAGCTCGAAGGAGCAGCCAAGGCTTGGGAGGTGGGGAGTTTGGACTTCTGGAGTAATtgaaggtggtggtggttgggCACAGATGTTTTGATGGACAGCAATGCTCCACTTCATCATGGACTAATACAAAAGGTGGCGTCTTTGACCTGGTATTGCAGCTATGGTCTTTGACAGGTACACATCCAATGCCCTTCTGGTGTGGGAATGATAGAGCGATTAACATAACTGCTGTCATGTGCTGAAAATGATTGCACAAGAATAAATTTAGGTATTTTGCTAATGAATTCCAAGGAAATAAAGGTGCatccaattttttttgtcttctgAAAACAGTGGCTGGTCATTTTAATTGATTTCTGCAGCGCATTCAATTGGGTCGTTCTACAGCTGTAGGCGGCTTACATTATCTTATCTGATATTTTCTTGATTCATACCTGTGATTGAACAGAAACGCTAACGTCTGCTATGATACTGACCGTTGGTTGAAACTATcgtttctagaaaaaaaagaaagcgaATGGTTTGAAGCCGGAGAAGTGTTGCTGACTTGTTGCGGCGGCGGCTAAAGCTCCAGAAGGCAGGGTTGCTTGAATAGTTTAACGAGGCTGGTTGTTCACGGCGTATGTTTTAAGACCtctcttcaaaagaaaaaaaaatgttttgaaGACTTTGTCCTCTTGCGAATACTTGCTAAATTTTCCGGTTTGGACTGCTGATTATTCAATCtttgatcttttttttcaaagaaagTTAAACATATGATCTGGTGGCCTCTTTCCTGAACACTCGTGATGTTGCTGCTTTCTCAGATAAGGTCTTCTAGAATGGCACGGTAAGACAAGAGAACATGGCAGCACGCCACCAGAGTTTTGGGTGCCTATCTCTACTCAATGATAATGCTGTCATGTGGCACATAGAGTATTTTTTTAACGAGTCATGTAAGAATCAAACTTATTCATGTGAAATTCCAGCAAATATCCTGTATGGAGGCGGAAAGGAGATATTTTGGCTAGAGAGCCAAAGCTGGTGGGGTGGCTGGGCGCAACAGACTAGCTGGAGAAGAGAGTGGCCGAGCTTTGACGATGGGCAGTCTGGTCGCGGTCCTCCTTAACTCGCCTGTCAAAAGCATGCATCTGTGAGCACTCTCTTTCCATGCATTCAATTCTGGAAACGTCATTTTAGGGAGACCCGGCCCACCCTTAAGATGCTCTGACAGAAAGAGCCCATCGGCCCATCCccttgtcttcttcttcttcctccctcgtTAGTCAGATCCGAGCGTAATCACCAATCGCCATTCGGCCATTCCCCCAATCCCTCTACGGCTCTACCTGCCCCATCCTTCCGGGCCCCTGGTCGTCTCCGCCGTATcctgccgccgcgcccgcacTCGCCGGCGGCCATCCGTATCCGGCCACGGTTCGGGATTGCCCGTCGTATTGGTTCCTCCCGCTCAGCTCGTCGCCGGCACCACCCGCCCCCTCTCAGCCCGTCGCCGGTGCCGTCCTTTTCACCCGTGCGTCCTATAATCCTCCCATTTGGACTCGTTCCCGTTTTGCAATTCGCGTGGCGCTTGGAATGTGCTGGGTTGTGTCTGAATTATTGTGAGCGCAATTTCAATTGGAATGGCAagcaggaagcgaccctttttGTCGAGAAAGAAACAGAAATGACACTGAGTCTACGATTGCCGGATGATGAACAACCTACCGACTTTATTTGATCCACTTGTTGAGTTACATGCATAAGTATTTATGTAGTCATTGAATCAATCTTGTCCATTTTTTCCTTCGCGCAGAATTCTGATTTTTTGTGACATTGTCCTGATATATTGATGTTATTGTATCAGTGAAAACTCATTCTTACTACCAGTTATGTTCTAGCTGGAGTTCTCTAACTACTTGTTAGCAGTGCATATTGCATTTTCTGCTTGAGCAGTTAACTTGTATTTATAGAACCTATATCAGAATGGTTCTGAATCATATAGCTATCATTGGTTGAACAAGGTTTCAGTCAGGTAAATTCAATCTGATTGTGCTTGATGTTCCTGGCAATTGATGAGTACACTGTTTCCTCATGGGATGTATTAGCGAAAGGGTCTCTAGCTGATTTGGTTAGATGGCCTCAGAAGCACTCCTCAAGTCGtgggttcgactccccgtgggagcaAGAATTTAAGGCTGGGGTTAAAAAAATCCCCTCGTCTGTCACCGTAACCAAAGCACAGGTCAAGGCCTGGCCCAGGTCGTAGCTGTGGGTGGTTTGGACCCTTGTGTAAGGGTGGGGCAGAGGTTCGGGGGTTTTCTCAGCTTGTGTGAGAAGGTCGTCTTCTTAGCAAAAAACCCGGGGGCTGTCTTACCCCCCCGcagtcgagtttttttttttgtatcctgaattcctgatatCACACGACTTTGATCTCCTTGCCCTAATGGTTTACCCATGTCATATGATATCCAAGTTGTTGCATCAGCAATTAGCATATTCTGCTCGATTCTGTTTATACCCTGTATTTAAATGGCCTCTCCAGAAATTTGTAAATTGAAATGGTGAGCAAGAAGGTGTCCTTTGTTCAGGAAAGCAACAAGGATAATGTAGAGGCTCTGATTACTGGTTGATGAACAAACTGCAGTATATTAAGTCTTGGAATCAGCCTTTTCCTGTCTTTTTACTATAGAGTGCTTATTTTGTATGTCCATTTTAGTGATATTGGTGTCACTATTGCAGTGAAAACTCATTTAGTCCAATTAGAGTTATGTTATAGCTATAATTCTCCAACTACATATAAGTGCATGTATTGCAATTTCTGTTTTAGCgtttgattttttaaaaaaaatcattgtaaATCGGAGCTGATTGTGTTCTGAGTTCATGGTAACAGGTGagtatacattttttttatggACTGTGTTATAGGAGCATGTACCATGATGCATTCATACAATGTATCACATGCATTTGATATCCTTGTCCTGATGGTTTATCCATATGATAAGGTATTCAAGTTATTGCGTTATCATACTCTGCTCGAGTTTTTCTATGCCATAAATGGGTGTTCAGAAATTTATATGCCTATTTCTATGACATTTCTCATATGTTGAAGGTGATAACCATGCTTCTATTTTTTTGCTTGCAGGGGAGCAGTAGAACAAGTGACTGTAAACAGGTTGTTCAAAAGCACAGAAAAGTGTGTGCTAGTTTAAATGGCTTCGAAGCTCCAAGCCTTTTGGAACCATCCTGCTGGCCCCAAAACCAGTTAATTATCTCCACATCGCTCCTTTTCTTTTGCCGCTTATTGTATCCATGATCAATGGCATTCTTATTTATCATAATCTTCCTTTTGTCATTTCTGATCACGGTTATCTGCTTTCCTCTCGTTACACGCACATAGCTATATAATGATCATTCTAGGCTTCAAGCTAGCTTATGGCATATTTCTTGGCATACCTGAGATGCATTCTTGGGTGTATGATATTGAATTTAGCCTTACATTAGTCTGGATTGACTGATTGAGGCAAAGTGTAATCTAACTTGTGACTGTGAAGCATGGAACAATTCAGGCGGCCCATATTATTCTGCAGTTCCTCTATAGTAAAATGGGATGCATATATCAGATGCTGCATTGTGCTAGTAATTGCTACCTGAGACTTTAATCAAACATTCTCTATTGCAGTTCATTTCTGGGCTCCCACATTTAAATGGGGTATCAGCATCGCCAACATTGCAGACTTTGCAAAACCACCTGAAAAGATATCCTATCCTCAGCAAATTGGTATGTTTAAGCTGTCCAATTACTTCATCCTGTTTCTGATTTTCGAATTACAAGACCACTACTTTGATTTGCTTCCTCATGCCATGCTGAGAACATAGCATGCTTATTCTGTTGAATTGTATGCAGCTGTGGCTTGCACTGGAGTCATTTGGACACGCTACAGCATGGTTATCACACCAGTAAGGCCTCTCGTGTATTTGCACAATCCTTTGTCTCTATTTTTCTCTGGAACTCGTGATTCAGCGTTGATTGTATCTTCATCTGAAATTCAACTTGTAAATTATACACCTTATCTTGCTGCTGTGATATTGATTTAGTTATATCTATCTTCCAGTAATGTTATCATATGCTTTTCTAATCAGTGTTCATGCAAAGCTGCTTGTTGGATCTGTTTTAACTACTCTACAGCACTTCTGTTTCCCATCTATCCATGTTATGCAGTGTTGATGTCAGAAAAAGAACTATTAGTTTACAGTTATGAACAGAAACTTGAATAACTTCATGGTACTAGTTCTTCTACTGACTTATTTAATAACCAACCATCCTTCATCCAAAATGAGCTGGCATACTTCTGTAGGGTTTATTGGATCTTgattgtgaaaaaaaaaagatgctgtTTTGATTCCTAATCTTGCTCATCTTGTTGATTCCTAATGTCATGATATTGCAGAAAAACTGGAACCTGTTCAGTGTTAACGTTGCAATGGCCGGTACAGGCTTGTATCAGCTTTCACGCAAAATAAGGTATGTTATAAAACCATGCGTGTTTCACATTTTACTGTTTGGCTCATAAGGGTAAGACAAGTGATTCATGTTGATTGCCTTTGCAGGCAAGACTACTTTTCTGATGAGAAGGAAACTGCCCCGTCGCTTGAAGGATGATGACGGATGCCACTGCACCGCATGAAGGATGATGACGACAAACAAGAATAATCGATTGAGAAGAGAAACACACAGCTTTGGAGCCAAGATAGGAATCCATTGCTTATTTCCCTGTTTCTTCTGTTCTCTACTCATGACAGATCCGATGTGAATtcaccaaaaaaaaatgtaggtaATAACCTTTTGTGCACCTGTTAAGCATCATGCAGATACATCAAGCCTTTTGTGCACCTGTTAAGAATCATGCAGATACATGAAACAgcttctgaatttttttcatgTGATGTTCAATCGATCCAAATTTTGGAACCTCATTTTCTTCTAAGCCAAGTCTTGCAACCCACCGTCAGTTACCTCTCCGTTTTGAATCTGAAGCTACATGTTATTACCTCTGGAAAGTAAATGCAGAGGAGAAtcttctcctcctttctttttttcgtCTGGACAATGTAGCGTACTAGCTTTGTACTACCTACTCGTACATAATTTGCCATTGACTACCTGGTTGTGTTGCATTCGTTCGGCACGGTCAGTCGGTCATAGCCGGTGGTTGTAGTTGTTGCAGATTCGGCAGCTATAAGGGCTAAGAAAAAGCGTTCCTTTTTCATCTTGAGAAAGAAGAGGAACAGTTGAGCTGACAGAATGACACTGCTCGTGTCGACGGTTCAGACGATGAAGCAGAGCCAAGAACCTCACGCCATCTCGTCGTCTTATTTATGTTGATGAATGCGTCATGCCGACTCTCCTCGCCCTCTCTTCCGGTTCGTTCCGTCGCCTGTTTCGCCGGCCCCGAGTTCCCAACCACCCGTACACTCTGCAGCATTGCAGTTACATACAGGGGTGTGCACAGAAAAGATGTGTTTGGGCGTTTGGCTGGCGGGCTGGCTGGCGACTGTGATCAAGCGAAGGGATCGGATCGGGAGCAGCGATTTCGGGCTGGACCGAAGGAAGGCACGAAACAAGTGAGGGGCGGGTTCCAGACCCCGCTGTACGCAGTAGTGCAGTACGCTGTCCCCAGGAACCGGGGGCACCTATGCGCCCGCGTGAACTTTTGACGCTCCCCCCGCCGGCCTTCCGGCCACAACAGCATCCTCTCTCCGCTGACCGACTTGCTGCGTTATTTGTTTGTTGGTCACGCGAACCGGGACGCCGCGTGCGCATGGGGCAAGCTACCAAAGGCATGACTGCATGCCCGTTGTGAACAATCACCAAAGGCATGCCGTGCTTTCTACTTTATACTACTCCACAAAGCGAGCGTAGTTACGCCTACATTTGAAAGGTCGCGCGCGCGCGGAATCTATCTAGAAGAAACAGAAAAGCCATGGTCGGATGCATGAGAACTTGGAAGACACGGGCTGGACTGGCTAGCGTCGTCTGCGTACTGCGCATGGTCTTTTTCCAATGAATCGTCgcattgcatgcatgcagtcgTAGCTGTCAAACACGAAACGACCGTGTTAGTTCCTTCCTCTCGATCGGGTGTCCTTGCTTTTGCTACTCCCTCCAACTCAAATCACAACTTGTAATGACACAACACACATTCTGGCGAGCTAGTTACCACTAAGTCTTCGCCACAacgttttttttatttaaaaaaagggaaagacTGGATAATTATATCGTTATCCTGCGTACCTTCCCTCGCAAAATACCTTGGTTTCTGCCGCATCTTTAGAATTACAACAAGTCGTCCAAGTCTGAAAAGCAGAGGTTGGCCACAAGATCCTGTGTGCTTTTGAACGATGACGAGGTGTGAGCCTGTGTCCCCCCAGCACCTGTTGTATGTGGAATCGATCACGTGACACTCTCGGATATGAACTTGACAAACGGAAACCGAGTAGCGAATGAAAGCGAGAGTGCAAGGGGCAAGGGCACAAGCACAATCAGTCACCGAACCGGTACACGTGGGACCCAACCGATCCACGACGAGGCCCACTGCGCATCCGAACCCAAAAGCGAGCGTGGCTTGCCGAGACCAAGTCAAAATCGGTCAATCCCGCCCTACCAATCCACCACCCCAAGTGCCGAGTCGAGCGCGCGCCGGCGACCCAATCGACACGATAGAGCGCAGGCGAACCGTCTCCCTCCGCCTCGGCTCACGGCCTAACCACgcgcctcctccctcttcctTTTCCGGCTCCCACACACCCAACAGCCAGCCACTGTCCACGTCCACACCAAACAGAGACGCGCGCACCTACATATTTCAGGCGCGAGCCGCTGCTTCTCACTCGGAAGCGGACACGGCCCGGAGGCCGGATCGATCGGGAGTCCATCGGTCGCCTTCGTTCGTCTCAACCGACGCGGCCGCTCGCGGCAGGCGCCCGGCGGTTCTACATCATCTCGGTCCATCCATCCAACTTCTATTCTAGCGGATCGGAATCGGAAACCCCCCCTGCCGTGAGAGTTACCAACACCACCGACCGATCGGAGCCTCGCTCTCGTCTCCCGCGAGCGCTACTACGAGTCCCACGATTCGGTGCCGCGATGAAGTTGTTCGTGTGCTTCGGCGGCTCCGCGGCCGTCGTGGACGACGACGCGGGCGGCgacatggaggcggcggcggtactGGCAGCTCGCCACCAGCGAGAACGGACGCGGAGCCGGTCGTCCCGGGGGAATTTCTTCTTCTCCAGTAGCAGCAAGGGCAGGACGAAGAAACAGCCGGCGCCCGAGGCGAAGAAGCTGGGGGTGGAAACCGACGACGACGCCTACGTCTCGTCCGCTGGGTCGTCGTCGGTGCCGTCCTCGGCGCCGCTGTCCTCCGCGGCGTCGCTGGACTCGgactcgtcctcgtcgtcccgctcctcggcctcggcctcctcaCCCGTGTCCTCGTCGCCCTCGGTCTCGGGGGCGCTCTTCCCGCCTCTCGCGGCGAAGCGGCAGGGGTCGTCGgcgtcgtccccggcggcgggggccgcggcCGTGGTGCTGTCCCTGCTGATGGTGGTGTTCTGCGGCCGGGTCGGTGCGACGGTGCTCACCTCCACCGCGCTCTACCTCTTCCCGCTGCGGTGGCACGCGAGGCCGACGGGTAAGGAGGACGGCGTGGGCTCGCTGGagtgcgacgacgacgaggagacggcgaagaggaCGAAGGTGGGTACAGTCTTACGGAGGGGTTCTTGGTGAGGAACCGCAACAATTGATCGCCTTGGTTTattctttctcctcttttttGTTTGGATATGAAGAAGAAAGAGTTTTgcactaatttattttttttgtccaaGAGTTTACTATGTAATTATAAATTGCGGGCGTACATAGTGTAATTAAACTTATATAAAGAGATGCTAAGATATAAAGTTTGTGGCTTGTATGCCATTTTGTTTATGTAAACATAAATCGAGGAATTAAATGCAAGAAAATTTTAACAAAGATGCTCGATTCAAAAGACAAGTCATTGCGGCATCGACACGATCAATAAAGTGAGGAATATAACCGATACTTTCGTTCTATTAAAGGCGAAATTCTTAAGCAATGATCTAAGTTTTTCTTATATATTGATACTCAATATTTAAAAAGTTTGACCAGCAGAAATCCTAAAACGAACTAGACGGAGTAGATTGTGTATGGTATTTTGGTAAGAAATTGGCAACGGGGGCCACAACTGCACAATGTTGTGTGTAACTTTATCTCCACCCAATTACTGCAATAATGAATAATCTTTGAGGTATGGGTCCACAGTTTGCACATCGTGACGATCCATTGCAATTCCATAAGGCTTACCTGTTGCATTCACGCGAGTAGTTAGTGGAAAAACTTTGGCGACCTTTGCCATCACGAAAGTATATGGGTATATCTGCACTCAAGAACGAGTAACTTTTCATGAACTCGCGAATGATTGACGCTTTGCGCTCGTATTCCTCTggcgtctttttttttctatatgcAGGCAAATTATAATGCAATATTTCACATACAACACGAAAATGTTTTTGAAAGTAAAAAACAGTAAAAAGCCATGCATGGGACTCCGAGGAGTAAACTATACTACCCAGACGCATGTCCTTTTCTGTAGCTCACTATCATTGGTCGGTCCACTTATATGTATATGATTATAAGCATGATTGATCGATTAACTTTAGTATGGCCATGTGAGCTCGTGGAGTACGTGCAATGCATGCATAAGCTGGGACGCGCTAATGAACAGACGTGGCTTAACCGCACTCCATGCGAGGATTTGAGAGGCTGCGCGCGAATGCGTGTTTAACTCCCAACCGTACGTGTGCGTCCCAGCTGATTACCTTTTTATATTACCATCAGAAAATGGTCACGGCCGGAACGTCCGTCCGTGGCAGGGCCGTTCCCGGCGTGACCAACGgcggctccggccgccggccgtccCTACACgcccctgctccctccctcgAACCAAGGGCCACTCCATCCGGTACGTCTACTACTATCATTGATGTGTGCACTACTACTAGTATACTACTAGTAGTCATCATGCATCTTGCCTTCGTCGTCGTTATTGCTCGGTTTTTTACTAGCGTAGTATGTGCATGATGCACGCATCCGTGACTAACAATCATGACCTAGTAGTCTTTCAACAAAGTGGGTGTAGCTACGCCAAGATTTCAAAGGCAATCTCGGAATGTAGACGAAGCAGAAAAGCCCTGGCCGGGGTGAACAAAACTTGGAAGACACGGACTAGAGATCACCAGACCTCTTTTAGACCGTTTGCAGTCGTCGCAACCGTCAAGCACGAAACGACACTACTAGTTCGTCCTATCCGATCATCTCCACGTGCCAAATCTTGAGACAGTAATAATTTGACCACATTATTAATTAATCTTCATCGCAACATTTCCAAAAGGAAAGGTGCGTCGTAATTGTATTATTATATCGCGGCGGAGACTTGCCAAATGCTTCCCGCGGCATCTTTGGAGTTAAAGAAgtaaacgaagtttgaaaagcTCGGCCAGAGCCCAGATGCTGTATACCTTTTGAATTAGAGGGAATAATGAGCATGTCTCCATCTCCCGGGCCAATGTAATCGATCACGCGGCACTGACAATTTGAGCTACAGCTCGCGTACGTGCTGAACTGAAACCGAGTAGCGAAGGGATCACGCGAGACGGCGATAGGGCATATGGAGTCCGACAGAGGCCTACCGGTACCCAAACCAAAATTAATGTGTGTTTATTCGGAAAACCAACTATTTCCCGTCTTTACCAGCAAATGCAGTTTAAAAATCCTGTCTATTTTTGGAAAAAACTTTGGCTATTGACATCTAGGACCTCAGGATTCTCTCGGGTTTGCAACCATGCGCACAAGGATATTATAGTcatttgccatttttttttatttggctCACAGTCTctgtttgatatgaatctagtCTCTATAATGGTTGAGTTAGTCCAAGAACCACTTTGAGCCCTCCTCCATGACCTCCTATTGTGCCACCTTAGAGCAGTTCGTACCATACCAGCTATGCTCCGCAGAGTTTAATAGACACAATCGTATTGTTCTATTTCTTGGAGGCCACATTCAAATAAAGAAAAGAGAACAACttacctactccctccgttccaaattactatttgttttgcttattctagatacataacttttgctacgtatctagatatgCATGCATCTAGATTCGTACCAAAATTTTTGTATCTgtaaaagtcaaaatgaatagtaatttgggatggaggcaGTATTTCACTAATCACCTTAGACTTCACAACCCCCAACATCCACTCCACAGCGTCAAGTATTCGCTTGCAAGTTCCAAATTCGAAGTTTACTTGAAGGTCGATTTTCCGGTCTGACACAGAACGTACAGTCGATGTAATTCGGTTTTTTTGCTTTCACGATTCAATTTTTATGACACTGGAGCTGCCCTTGCTCGACCTTGCATTGCACCCGTGGAGCTGCTGCTAACCATTTCTCAAGAACATACCTCTTGTTGCTTCATTGTGATTTATTGTTGGAGTTGGAGGTAGCCATCCCGCACATTTTATGGTGATGCTATatcaataaaaaaaatcctacgtgACGTTTATTTAATGCGCATGAGAATTACATGTAAAATTCTTTCATCCTCCTATGCAAAAACTAAaagtcttttttttaatatggtTGGCATTTGAGATCGAGCGCATCATTAGTATGGTTGGCAAATGCTCCGTTAATTGCCCTAGAGACCGTAGTCAAAGTCAGTCAGCAATCCCGCTCTACACGCTGGTACGCGGTTAAGTTAgtccagtgcaaggtttcattgcactgtttccaagaatgccacatcatcccatgaggtgtattctcatgaatgaaacagggagtcccagtgcacagtttcatttcacgatttcataggatgcccatgacatttaattgtgaggtatgtgattggatatggttagatgaaatgaaactctatagtccccaatgcaagtttcaataggtttcatagtcttggaaacagtgtatacacagtttcatccagatgaaactccttccct harbors:
- the LOC117844617 gene encoding mitochondrial pyruvate carrier 4; amino-acid sequence: MASKLQAFWNHPAGPKTIHFWAPTFKWGISIANIADFAKPPEKISYPQQIAVACTGVIWTRYSMVITPKNWNLFSVNVAMAGTGLYQLSRKIRQDYFSDEKETAPSLEG
- the LOC117845818 gene encoding uncharacterized protein, whose product is MKLFVCFGGSAAVVDDDAGGDMEAAAVLAARHQRERTRSRSSRGNFFFSSSSKGRTKKQPAPEAKKLGVETDDDAYVSSAGSSSVPSSAPLSSAASLDSDSSSSSRSSASASSPVSSSPSVSGALFPPLAAKRQGSSASSPAAGAAAVVLSLLMVVFCGRVGATVLTSTALYLFPLRWHARPTGKEDGVGSLECDDDEETAKRTKVGTVLRRGSW